A section of the Gemmatimonadaceae bacterium genome encodes:
- a CDS encoding type IV toxin-antitoxin system AbiEi family antitoxin domain-containing protein — translation MNPSPGSPVKAELAALVSVAKDGLLVIEDAPRALGLTSADAASRLARLAKAGWLARVRRGLYYVLPVDAPASERTAYPDPWILAARAFVPCYVGGWSAAEYWGLTEQLFRSTFVATAAPIRSWNQRLLGLDFHLVRVRPERLLGVNCVWRGASTVAVSSVERTLVDGFRDPAWLGGFRHASECLHRYIESTTDKGMAALLGELSRSGNGAAAKRIGFILEHKGASAEVIDQLRQAVTRGLTRLDPAIRQEGRINKRWGLIINASFV, via the coding sequence ATGAACCCATCCCCCGGAAGCCCGGTGAAGGCCGAACTCGCCGCGCTGGTTTCGGTGGCGAAGGACGGGTTGTTGGTGATTGAGGATGCGCCGCGTGCGCTGGGTCTCACGAGTGCCGACGCGGCTTCGCGCCTGGCGCGACTGGCCAAGGCGGGGTGGTTGGCTCGTGTGCGGCGCGGACTGTACTACGTACTGCCGGTGGACGCGCCAGCGAGCGAACGCACGGCGTATCCCGACCCGTGGATCCTCGCTGCGCGAGCGTTCGTGCCGTGCTATGTCGGCGGTTGGAGCGCCGCCGAGTACTGGGGACTTACCGAGCAACTCTTTCGATCGACGTTTGTCGCGACCGCAGCCCCCATTCGATCGTGGAACCAGCGGCTGCTCGGGTTGGACTTCCATCTCGTCCGCGTGCGCCCGGAACGCCTGCTCGGCGTCAACTGCGTGTGGCGTGGTGCGTCGACGGTCGCCGTATCGAGCGTCGAACGAACGCTGGTAGACGGTTTCCGCGATCCAGCCTGGCTGGGCGGCTTCAGGCACGCGAGTGAATGCCTGCATCGATACATCGAATCCACGACTGACAAAGGAATGGCAGCGTTGCTGGGCGAACTGTCTCGCTCCGGCAATGGAGCGGCGGCGAAGCGCATCGGCTTCATTCTCGAGCACAAGGGCGCAAGCGCCGAAGTGATCGACCAACTGAGGCAAGCCGTCACCAGGGGGTTGACGCGCCTCGACCCTGCGATCCGCCAGGAGGGGCGCATCAACAAGCGTTGGGGGCTGATCATCAATGCAAGCTTCGTGTAG